Below is a genomic region from Spirosoma radiotolerans.
CTACGGCTTGGCGGACCGGAGGTTCGCGTCACTTCACGCCTTTCAACTGCCCAAGCAACCAGCTGTTCATCTTCTCGGTTTGTTCTGGAAACGTCCAGTGGCCGGTTTCCAGATAAAGTTCGAGTGTTTTTTTGCCTGGAATCAGGTTGTAAGCGGCATACATAGACGTGGGCGGACAGGTTTCATCATTGAAACCCCAGGAATAATAACCGGGTACGTTCACCTGACGGGCAAAGTTAACCACATCATAGTAGCCCGTTGTTTTAACCCGGTCGGGTTTATTATTGTAGGCCATATCATTGCCGGCAAACAGGTGGGGCCAGCCACCCGCCCGGCCATTCAGGTAACCGGTTACGTCGCACAAGGCCGGATAGTAAGCGCCTAGCCACTTTATTCGGCTGTCCAGACCAGCCGTAACGATGCTGAGCGCCCCGCCCTGGCTTCCGCCCGTAACAGCCATGTTCTGCCCATCGTATTGGGGCATACTCGCCAGAAAATCGACCGCCCGGACGCAACCCAGATACACCCGTTTGTAATAATACCGATCCCGGTCGTCCAGATTAGCGGCCGGGTAGCCATTGAGCGGACCCCGGCTGAGACTTTCATAAACCGCCGGCTCCATCGTTACCGGAACGCCATGAATGCCCACTTCAAGGGTGATAAATCCCTTGTCGGCTTCAGCAATCATACCGTAATACGGGCGAACCCCCGCGCCGGGCACCCGCAGAATGGCAGGGTATTTTCCTTCTTTTTTGGGTACGCACAGAATCCCGTAAAATCGGGAGTTATTGACGTTTTGCAGGTTGAGATGATACACATTTGTCAGTTCAGTGCAGCGCTCGGGCAGCAGCGTCATGCGGGCATCCATGGGCACTTTTGCCAGGTCAGCTTTGGCATTATCCCAGAATGCCTTAAAATCTTCCGGGTTGGCAACGGTCGGTTTGATGCTTTGGGGGTCAAACCCGGCGGTTGTCAGGCCCCGGTACTCTTTCCCGTCCACTTCAGCCGTAGCAATACACCGCAGGAAACCCGCCGTTTTCATCGTACCGGCATCCAGTGCCAGGGTTCCCTCCTTCAGCGTAACCGTTTCTTTTTTCGTGGGCGTCATCTTCTCCGGCCCTATTTCGTAGCGGAGTCTGGCTCCTTTCAGCAGCACATTATTCCGGTAAACCGAGATAGTCAGCTTGACTGGTTCGCCGGGTTTATACAGCCAGTCGGTATGATCGGGGGTGACAATGACTTTAACGAGCCGCTCAACCGGTTGGGCCAGCACGTTGGTGACCCAAATCAGCAGCAGGCCAGGCAAT
It encodes:
- a CDS encoding acetylxylan esterase; translation: MKKLLLPGLLLIWVTNVLAQPVERLVKVIVTPDHTDWLYKPGEPVKLTISVYRNNVLLKGARLRYEIGPEKMTPTKKETVTLKEGTLALDAGTMKTAGFLRCIATAEVDGKEYRGLTTAGFDPQSIKPTVANPEDFKAFWDNAKADLAKVPMDARMTLLPERCTELTNVYHLNLQNVNNSRFYGILCVPKKEGKYPAILRVPGAGVRPYYGMIAEADKGFITLEVGIHGVPVTMEPAVYESLSRGPLNGYPAANLDDRDRYYYKRVYLGCVRAVDFLASMPQYDGQNMAVTGGSQGGALSIVTAGLDSRIKWLGAYYPALCDVTGYLNGRAGGWPHLFAGNDMAYNNKPDRVKTTGYYDVVNFARQVNVPGYYSWGFNDETCPPTSMYAAYNLIPGKKTLELYLETGHWTFPEQTEKMNSWLLGQLKGVK